The DNA window ATAAGGGAgagcaaattatttttgcgaAATGTACGCTTTTTCTaccagtaaaataaattatcgataaaaattaataactttttttaatataaaaattcatgtcTTTGTTCGCTGTAATAATCGCTTAAATTTTATCCaacgttaaataatattatatgtttttgcaaaatttataaatctattgttataaatatttgtttaataaatttagcaaaaaagatttttttaatataaataaaaagtttaataaaaaaaagagaggaaataaattttattattaattttatttaaagtatggACTAAACCTAATGCATaggacggaattcatagaccgatcgtaagttcaagaattgtcttaagtctagcttcgagccgacttgagacttacttaaccaatgaaataacagcattaacgtctcaagatcgtgctcaAATTGggtcttgaataagattcgactatgaataccggccatggagttaaatattttcagattaatttcagaattacttgttttatactttaaaaattttgtctgataacaatatttctaattaaaatgataCTTATGCGGTCTTAAAAGTGTTATCTAATCAAAATTATCTAATCTTAGAAATGTTatctttacaaataaatacatgtatcaaatatatgttaagaacatatgtatatactatatatatatttatgaagtAGATTTTTTCGGTCAATAGTAACTAATCTTTCATAATGTACGCATTTTTTGGTCTTTTGATTGCCTCTTTGGCAGCAATTAGTCATGGTAagtgttaatataaaataaaacaattttggtcattgaaatattaattaatgagaaaaacaatttatttttagtaaatttagataaaaataaatcttaattttatttataataatataaaccataacgtaattaattgacgtaaatgtttatataactctaaaaattgaaattttatgtttctttatttatatcgaCTTTAAATGCatagtaataatttacaattacaaatttatttataattattaggaAAAATCcaagtatgtataaatttaaaaaaattttatattaagataatattaaaccCTTATTCAAAATGCGCTTATGAAGATGTTAAAgtgtttttcatattatatctctATCGTTTATTAGACGTAAAACAGAAGTAGAAGGTAGTTTTAAGTACAAAACGATTTTATGACGTGCGTTTACTTGAAGTAAAATACTATCGTATTTCTTGATacatatttgcataaaacgtcggattaaaaagaattaagaaatattgacattttgtcaaaaagcagaattcagaagaattcagaagatatttaaaaaatattcagaagatattcaattaaatattttctgaatatctttaaaattctttgcattcaattgcaataataGAAGTAGTATTCAAATAAATGCGAATCTTCGTATTAAAAAAGAGTCACTTCTTCTGCTAATTATTATCGGATTCAAAGGCATACAAGATTTCATGGTTCTATTCTTAATATCGCACTAAAAAGTATTGGCCACGATCCAATCCGAGATTTTTGcaaagcaaaattttaatgtacgcAAACCTTagcaatttttatgttcagAGGCCCTCATGCACATACAGAGACACACGGAATCAATTAGCACACGGAATTTGATAATAACAAACAGTATACTAAATGATACACCTTCAGCTTCCATAGAATGAGTGTAGTCGGCTATCAAAGATGCTATatactgtataaaaattttataaaattacaactattatagtgGACAATTTAAGACCTATTATAATAGCCCTACTTTAGGGTCTAAAAAGGCTTCTCGGTGACCTCTCCGAAAATTCTATAGAGGATACACGGAGGTTTACGGGAAGAGTGTACGAAGTATCTATTAAGGGTCTAGGGAGAGTATTTCGAGGTTTTATCCAACCAGCGACGTCAAATCTGCGAATTGTGGCGAGGGTGAACGGAGAGTTTCCAGACTCCGCGTAACCTCCGTAGACGTTAAATGGGTAAAAACTGCCATGTAACTGAGTGAACGGAGGTTCGGCAACATGCAAATGCTTATTATATGACCCTCTGTTTATTCTCCGTAACTCTCGAGAAGAGTGCAACGTCAAGCATTACAAAGGATCTATATTGCGTCTTGGGTAGTGTCTACGAAAGTTATCATACGCGTGTCGCAAGACAACACTCGTGTGCATGCTAAAATGTGGCTGAAATGATCAAACGTGTTAAAGAAGTCGTGCTGAAAAGTTTTTCGTCACAATTTACATTATCTATTGGAGGACAAGAACTgttcaaaaatgttaaagtgCTGAAATCCGTAACTTTACTCTCCGAAAAATGACACGAAAGGGATCACTTTCGAcgaatatgtaacaaaaacaatatttaattttctatgactttttttttaaagaagaaatattattacattgtattttaaCTTACAAATTTTTGGAGTAGAAATatcattatgtaatttttacttgcAAATTCTCGACAATaactgtataaataaaatcttaagaaaaatattaaaataaaactttgcagtaaaaataatctattaaaaattttatctttaaaaattttttagctgGAAATCCTCAAATCGTCGGTGGGACTGATGCTATAGTCGGAGAACATCCTTATATGGTATCTTTAAGAAATCAAAACAAGCATTTTTGCGGCGGATCTATTATCTCTAAGCGTTACATTCTCACCGTGGCTCACTGTCTTATGCTGTATGTATGACTTTTGCGCctaatataagattttttaattctttgctacttctttctttaatatttggCTCGTCGATGTTTGATCAgttcgattttttaatattgcaatttttcaattttcttcagtaaacataaatatttaaatttattattttctcactacgatcactttttttaatttttaataattattaatttattgaatttaattaaagtaataatccaatattaatttttataataaatatataatttttgcgtaACATAGGATTAACGATCCCAGTGATCTGAAAGACATAACAGTTCATGCGGGCACAAATCTTTTGAGTGAATCCGGTAATGTTTATCAGATTGACGAAGCCATTCTCCatcctaattttaatttgtctttACTTGCCAACGATATTGGATTGCTCCACTTAAAAACTGacatagaatataataaattagtgCAACCAATCTCTATCGCAAAGACAAATTCCGTCCTGGTTGGCGATCCTTGCTTCTTAACAGGATGGGGAACACTCGAGGTAAAAGAAATGGTATATTAAATAAGCACTatctcaataaataatacacacAAATTGTTCCTTAACATTTACGTAAGTATTACGTTGCTTTCAGCCAAATTATTACGTGACctaaatgttaaatgtaaatataagctaaaataaaaaaaaattgatgttaattttttttagatattattgAGATGTGAATCTTCACTTTTTTACGTctaacttgtattttttatttatctttacagTTCTTAGGCAAAGTACCTGATAAGCTACAAAAAGTTGATCTAAAAGTTTATTCGCAATTACAATGTAAAGTTGCATTCGAGAATATAGTCATATTAAAAGACAGTCATATTTGCGCATTTGCAAAATATGGCCAAGGAGCCTGTCATgtgagtatatatatatatatatatatatatatatataaacaacgatcttaatttaaaatgcattaattaacttattaattttaataaccatgtatatatgataaaaaatattgtggaagttctttaaaaaaatttaataaattaataataatttaattaacttattttacttctcatactttttaaaaaccaATTAAATCTTATCTTATGTAAATTctcatgtgtgtgtatgtttttttttttattataaattttatatcaatgaaTTGTAAATCGCCTAACTGTCTACATCGGATCTTAGTGgtggatataatttttttatattgaatttaatttttttatctttttattttattttagcgaTTTACAattcattgatatgtttaatatattacggtcgaaaataatatactaatattataaattttatattttaaaaacattattaaattagaaattatatttcttataaattaaaagttgcactgttaataaatatctttaatgtaataaaaatattttttagggTGATTCCGGTAGTCCGCTTGTTTCTAATGGCATTCAAATCGGCCTTGCCTCGTTTGTTCAACCATGCGCTGTAGGATATCCAGATATATACACCAGGACGTCCTCTTTCATAGACTGGATCACTCAACACACCAAtactgaataataaaatattaattattattttatttgaaattaaatatcaccggttttttcctttcaacttataattaataaaaataatataattatttattttaaaactgtatCATCTCTCTAAAAAAGTAGTATGttccgataaaaattaaaatgtaaacgcgagaaagaaataaaatgcgCTTAATGCACTAATATGCGCTTAAATAAAAACTcgttttaactaattttaaattattaagtaataaaaaaagtgcaTGTcctttacttattatattaaattattaaaattaaattatctattttaagataaagatgttttaatgtaatttctaACAGATAGAgcttaatatatcttattcctttgttttttaaatgcttactacaaaataatttattttatatatctactatttacttaatataaattaatttaataaataataaattgtattcaactctaaataatacaatatgtacaaatcggatattttaacaaatattagaaTTGTATTTCGCGTGAAacatattgcaattatatatttctttcttttaaaaatattcttatttaattatcataaaaattgcaGTCAAAGATAGtcttatctaattttttatagtgaCAGATAAAATGATGTTGTTTTACGAAGAAGTAATAATCAtgaattataagttttttcaaaaaagattgataaaaCAATCGTTTCAATTACGttcaagaaattgaaaaaaccttatatacgtatataaagacatataagattaatataattgcaaatatgtattggcaattagaaatgtatataaaattatttttaaaaaggatattaaaagataaaataatatctttattaattttgaaattgattGTTTCcagcaataaattaaataaaagactCAATAAATTGCaagcttttttaatattaaaaataaacataagaGTTTCAAGCGTTTTTGCAtacaacttaaaaaattaaaacattgctttatcttatataatttgttttttagtagatacattaataaaaatatttttattcttattttaagacaCTACTTCAATTTtgattgcaaaataatatgtgtTTTCCCAatagaaaaagttttataaaattgtatgacaaatgttgtaaaaaaataataatttgtaacaaggatatatttgaaaacatagATGACatagagaaaagagaaatattaattttttataaaacattgataattatttgcgcaattaattttaaaatagtattttgaatattataaaatagtatttataacAGTGTAGTAACGATATGgccaattattttaacaatatatttacaaaatagaaaattaaatttagaaacaaattatgagataattgaaaaagatattttagttGTAACATgttcaaaacatttaaaaatataattgggtaaaaaaatatttaaattattttatatatatgtttataaacatgcacaattaatcttaaattataatgcacaataagtattaaaacatgaaatattacTCATAggatgtatttatatttataatttatattttacataaatttgttatataattttataaaaatatttatattttaaattacattttaaattatatttgtctaatctttggaaaaatattattttgaaattgtattttggCAAAACTGTTGCATTATAACGCATCATGTGTGCACAATTTTTGCGAAATATTTTGTCTATTTATAATGCCATTATTGTTAcaatgtttgcaaaattttcCTATCAAAGTTTGCTGTCGTACATCAtacatattcaaattaatcataaaaatctacaaattaaaatatatatttttgcaaaattatcacattcaactttatttataagaaatatataatattattaaatttgtaaaaatttattcttattaaaaaaaaacaatttttttataagtgtgATATCTATGCATctcaaataaatgtattagaaACACCTTTTCCTGTTACATGAAAATGTaggaaatatgtaaaaaaaattaataagtgcCTTTTACGAATGATTACGCTTCaactgttattattatatattattacaaaatttaataaaaattatgtaaatacacATATGTCAATAACGTTACATTTGCCATAAATGTCATAAAttgtttagaaatattaatatcgtaAGTTATTATAACTTGATGTATGTTAACTTTGTGCGTATTTCCTATCGGTTCGTTCAGATAAACTTGAATAACCAAGTGACGATTTCAATCTGCAGTATCGGATATAAATTGAAGATAATATGTCCAACGTATCACAGTGCTTATCGCTATGAATACTGTCGCTGGTTTTATAATCGCGTGTCTGGCGCTCATCGTCCATGGTAAGTGATATTTGACTGTTTTATGTTCATGTTATATAATGATTgcgtttaaaaattcattgtcagtactaaaaatctaCACAGAAAAACAAtcatagttaaattaacaagatatgttttaatttaacaagatttattaaataaaactttgaattaATATGATACAGTATTCATGTAACCAAccagaatatttaaatctaataatgGTTGAAGTTTGATTATTACTGATCTAGTTATAATATCTaagtatttgattattttaattagatagCATGATttcatctaaaaaaatttttgttaatataaacatattcttGATATGTTACAACCATAATGTATCTAATTGTTGTATCTGCTAGAATGGCTACGTCACATATAGAATTGAGAAATTTTGCTTCTGTCAGTTAAATTGATtaacaacaatatatatacatacatattatagtATTTGCTCAAAATTTATCTACCTTAGCTAAATTTTACAcacttataatatttgttgaagttgtaagattattttttttagtgttgaAAGAATATGAAACGTACAATtggtaaaaattaacaaaatttttggttattataattaagattaccATAAAGTATAGTTGCTTTCACCAGAATGCAATTAGATTTATTTGATTACCTACACCAGAATATGTGAAATCAAATTTGGTTGCTCATCTTTACCAGACAGACATTATCAAAATTGTTtggttaatttgattaaaagtttggATCCAACCCAATTTTGTTCCGTGTATagtttacattttgtatactataaatttttaatactaacaGTGAATTTTGGAACGCAGCAAATACAAATTTCTATCGCGCGGATAATCATCGCGTACTCAATAAAGCCGAAAATTTTTGAGATTAAAAACTTACTTTTCAgaattttctttctaatttacCGTCGCACAAACATCGATATCATAATGATTAaatgatgataataatgataaaaatatcttttattcacTTATCTCTTAAGTAACGTAagtctaaatattaaaaattttactttaaaaatctgctaagaaatttacttttatttaatgtttattactttttcaaaataaaacagagATATACGATTTACGTCACagtcaattttaaatacttttaatgaCAACCAAATGACACTCTTTTCATCAATAGGTGTGCCAGATCCGCAAATTGTTGGCGGCATAACGGCTCGAGATGGCGCGTATCCATATCAAGCATCATTGAGAAGTAATACACCACTTCCTAGCTCCCATTTTTGTGGCGGAGCTATCATCAGTAAACGTTACGTGATTACCTCTGCCAAATGTATTATTACGTATGTATATCTTTATTCTGTCCAAATGCTCTCATTTCTTAGTCTTATTTAAGtcgtaatgtaaaaattaaaaaatgttataaaattatacatataaattaatagctGCAACTGCTCAATAAATATAGCAACAATCGACAaccaatattacaaatgtccATCTcctaattataacaaaatgccGTGCTCTGTTCGTGCGTTTCAGTTTTGtcaatataacaattatttaaagcaaTGGCTGTcgaagagaaaataatttccaaGTTATCGAAAgagctctaaaaaaaattttgcgtgAAGTTAAGAGCAGtaagctaaaaataaagagcatagtaaagaaaaatttattttaattaaaaaacttataaacattaactttaacaaattcaaatttataaataatttttacttattattcaACTAGTTGTTTTCAAGTATTGAAATTATCTAACACCGTAGCATtggtaattttatgtaattttaatatattttaataatattttaataatatttatgtaattttatacacacgattttgtaataaaaattagaacagaagaagtattattaattacgttaCTTTTAAGGTAAACTTTAATGGAATAAACTTTACATTGAGAAACCTtgcgtaataaattataaaagataaaatacaaaactttgacaaatatttatgtaattttaagatatgcaatttattttatattatgtcgTTCTATTTTTAAGGATTTAATCGTATATAAGCTGAATTTTATATagcatgtaaatattaaataattattatttgtgtatGAATAGATTTAGAAGAGTGCCATATAACGTTTTCGTCGTTGTTGGAAGCAATGATCTTAGAGAAACTAATGCCGACGTATATCGAGCTATAAGCATAATAATGCATGCTGGTTTCAACGAAAAGCTACGTATTCATGACATCGGTTTAATCAAAGTATCGGAGGACATCAAGTTTAACGAAAACGTCGGAACGATTGCCTTGCCAACTGTCGATCGCAATTTCGATGATTATCCTCTCATAGCTACTGGCTGGGGAAAAAACTCGGTAAATATCATCACATTAGACTTTTTTGGAGAATGTAAATTCctctataaattttcttttattgtatttattttttttcaaatcaatttttctaaatttttgaaaaaaaaaataaatacatatatttttgggaaaatgttttacaaaaaaacattCATGCAacaacacaatttttaatttacaattatagcaaaaaattaaaaaacatattatatttttagtaatgtTTACTTGATAATtaacaacttattttttaaatataaaaaaagaaattaaacaaacaGATAACTGTATAtgatgattttaataaaaaataaagcaaacgtataatatttaaaatactatacgtattgtataaatacaatttatatatgtagtatGTGTACAGGCTGtgttataacattttcttttaaaaacgtaTTCTAGTAATTTAGAATCGATAAttctaatacaaaaatgtcaaaactatatattttttggtaaaatatattaaaagcaatTACAGTTTACCAATTGTTGTAATTAAACAATGACtaaaaacaagataaaattttgccCATTtgggataaaataaaataataatgtaaattttacacacaattttattaaaactttaaattacttCAGAAATACagctttaagaaaatatatgataGGTGGTAAGACAActtatattttcattgtttttataaagaattaatatatgcatacttacatacatataaaacgattaaaagaaattacataaaaaattataaaaataaaataaataaaaaattgtaacaatttaaattatataaaataaaatatttaataaatattgcctatttttttagcttaaCGGTATAGTTTCTAGTCGTTTACAAGAGATTATAGTAAAAGGGTACAACCACGAATTATGCAGCAGATTCAAACATGTCAAGGAAACTCACATATGTACCTTCACAATGGAAGGCGAAGGAATGTGCCATGTAAGTAATTGTGAGATAAACGATGCGTGATGTCTGATTCCAAACAATAAgacaaaaaagtaaatttattaaaaacacagTTATTACCGCATTATCTATGAATTGAtatcaaaaaacaaaaataaaaatttttatcatttagatatttttccGCAGAATTCTTAATTGTTATTGATGAACATCATATTATACTTTCAAGAGTAATAGAGTTTCaatgtcaatttttttgtcaatggAATTTTGCAGTATAAcccgtaaaattaataaattcagacaaattatgtaaaaaaaattctaacaaatattaagaaatattaaataaattgtttttataggGTGATGGAGGTGGTCCACTCGTTGCTGACAATATTTTAGTTGGTATCATGTCGTATAGTTATGGCGCGTGCGGTACAGGTGCCCCCGACGTATCTACCAgagtatttttctataaatcgTGGATTAAGTATTACACAGAAAACTGATACTGCATTAAACATCCAGCCAtcaattattctaattattacgttaattgttttaaaatgtaaatgggtACACCAAGcacatgtttatattattatatgaaaaacatatttaaaaaattataaacaagcTTTACACGCTTGAATTAATAATCACAAATTTAAATgagtatttcaaaaattctttataacatataaaataatatctttattaatttgtgtaattGATTATctctaacaaaaaatatactgaTAATACGTTACACATAATATTGAAAACTAGATATATgtaatcttaatttattttaaataatacaaaaagcaggtattaaattatttctacctATGCCattataattctattacaattttaattataatatctttgcTACAAAAAGTgctaaaaatgtataataacgtattttaaaaattgagttacatatgtatacgtattgacacatttaaaaaaactttattgttggtgttctttaataaaatatacaccaTTAAAATGTACGccattcttttaattatttttgataatacatAATAGGGAAACCCGGGGC is part of the Monomorium pharaonis isolate MP-MQ-018 chromosome 2, ASM1337386v2, whole genome shotgun sequence genome and encodes:
- the LOC105828709 gene encoding chymotrypsin-1 isoform X3; the protein is MYAFFGLLIASLAAISHAGNPQIVGGTDAIVGEHPYMVSLRNQNKHFCGGSIISKRYILTVAHCLMLINDPSDLKDITVHAGTNLLSESGNVYQIDEAILHPNFNLSLLANDIGLLHLKTDIEYNKLVQPISIAKTNSVLVGDPCFLTGWGTLEFLGKVPDKLQKVDLKVYSQLQCKVAFENIVILKDSHICAFAKYGQGACHGDSGSPLVSNGIQIGLASFVQPCAVGYPDIYTRTSSFIDWITQHTNTE
- the LOC105828709 gene encoding chymotrypsin-1 isoform X2, yielding MYAFFGLLIASLAAISHAGNPQIVGGTDAIVGEHPYMVSLRNQNKHFCGGSIISKRYILTVAHCLMLINDPSDLKDITVHAGTNLLSESGNVYQIDEAILHPNFNLSLLANDIGLLHLKTDIEYNKLVQPISIAKTNSVLVGDPCFLTGWGTLEVKEMFLGKVPDKLQKVDLKVYSQLQCKVAFENIVILKDSHICAFAKYGQGACHGDSGSPLVSNGIQIGLASFVQPCAVGYPDIYTRTSSFIDWITQHTNTE
- the LOC105828709 gene encoding chymotrypsin-1 isoform X1, producing MYAFFGLLIASLAAISHAGNPQIVGGTDAIVGEHPYMVSLRNQNKHFCGGSIISKRYILTVAHCLMLINDPSDLKDITVHAGTNLLSESGNVYQIDEAILHPNFNLSLLANDIGLLHLKTDIEYNKLVQPISIAKTNSVLVGDPCFLTGWGTLEVKEMFLGKVPDKLQKVDLKVYSQLQCKVAFENIVILKDSHICAFAKYGQGACHGDSGSPLVSNGIQIGLASFVQPCAVGYPDIYTRTSSFIDWITQHTNTE